The proteins below come from a single Xenopus tropicalis strain Nigerian chromosome 9, UCB_Xtro_10.0, whole genome shotgun sequence genomic window:
- the esyt3 gene encoding extended synaptotagmin-3, translating to MAQGDPGGQTPQAPQGTDKKPDEPKATEKPQGAGPQPRDPPGGEKGLRDPPGGEKGPRDPGQGGAGEALAEALYGLGRPVLRAVLYLFPVYLCGRFGLSPTWLLFGLFLWMFWTRNKKFKLARIQAAWDLHENEKLGVTRGLYLQQLPAWVNFPDVERVEWLNKVVGQMWPYIGMYVEKMFQDKVEPLVRSSSAHLKAFTFTKVHLGEKFPRINGVKSYTKNVDKREVILDLQLSYNGDVEINVEVKKMCKAGVKGVQLHGTLRVILAPLLPDLPFVGAVTMFFIQRPHLDINWTGLTNVLEIPGVSDFSDSMIVDMIASHLVLPNRFTVPLSSQVQAAQLRFPLPHGVLRLHLIEAEDLIPKDNYLKGIIRGKSDPYAVLRIGNQNFKSRTIKENLNPKWGEMYEFVVHEVPGQDLEVDLYDEDPDKDDFLGSLVIGLEGVMQDRVVDEWFPLSDVPSGSVHLRLEWLSLLPKSEKLSEAKGGISTAMLIVYLDSASALPRNHFEYSSSEYTTRKQRHMTYTKTDKDPNSYVLMSVGKKSVKSKTCTGSTEPVWGQAFAFFIQDVHMQHLHLEVKDSERQCALGMLDLPLHRLLGNEELTADQRFPLANSGPNSTIKMKIVLRVLHVEAPEPESIYTGINSLKQGPVSIKRAQSQQHKSHGKSHQAHHQAHQTQQNHTVQQPKAERKESISTTSQQANTSSSNPAPNQNPNSTGAVPESHTPSLKPLERIAPSLLSLNSIGSSVFDPNDKRWPSEMTGEVEVSVRYASLRRCLVVLINSCRNLIQCSSNGADPYVRIYLLPDRKWSGRKKTSVKRKTLNPQYNERFEFLVSQEEAKKRMLDVAVKNNRGFGSHERKELGKVLVDLSCDDLVKGFTKWFELTPTGLPTS from the exons ATGGCTCAGGGGGACCCCGGGGGGCAGACGCCACAGGCTCCGCAGGGGACTGATAAGAAACCCGATGAGCCGAAAGCGACGGAGAAGCCCCAGGGGGCGGGGCCACAGCCCAGGGACCCCCCAGGGGGGGAGAAGGGGCTCAGGGACCCCCCAGGGGGGGAGAAGGGGCCCAGGGACCCGGGGCAGGGGGGTGCGGGGGAGGCGCTGGCGGAGGCGCTATACGGGCTGGGGCGGCCGGTGCTGCGGGCGGTTCTGTACCTGTTCCCCGTGTATCTGTGCGGCCGGTTCGGGCTCAGTCCCACTTGGCTCCTGTTCGGACTTTTCCTGTGGATGTTTTGGACCCGGAACAAAAAGTTCAAATTGGCCCGAATCCAAGCGGCATGGGACCTGCATGAGAACGAGAAACTGGGGGTGACCCGGGGGCTTTACCTGCAGCAACTGCCGGCCTGG GTGAATTTTCCGGATGTGGAGCGAGTCGAGTGGCTGAATAAG GTGGTGGGGCAGATGTGGCCCTATATCGGGATGTACGTGGAGAAGATGTTCCAGGATAAGGTAGAACCTCTGGTCCGGTCCAGCAGTGCCCACCTCAAGGCCTTCACCTTCACCAAGGTCCACTTAGGAGAGAAG TTCCCCCGGATTAATGGGGTGAAATCCTACACGAAGAATGTGGACAAGCGGGAGGTGATCTTGGACCTGCAGCTCAG TTACAATGGAGACGTGGAAATCAACGTGGAGGTGAAGAAGATGTGCAAGGCCGGAGTGAAGGGGGTCCAG CTGCACGGGACCCTGCGCGTCATTCTCGCCCCACTCCTGCCCGATCTGCCCTTTGTGGGGGCAGTCACCATGTTCTTCATCCAGAGGCCG CACCTGGATATCAACTGGACCGGACTCACCAACGTCCTGGAAATCCCCGGAGTCAG TGACTTTTCGGACTCAATGATTGTCGATATGATCGCGTCCCACTTGGTTCTGCCCAATAGATTCACCGTCCCACTGAGCAGCCAAGTCCAGGCCGCCCAACTGCGCTTCCCCCTGCCCCAC GGAGTGTTGCGCCTTCACCTCATCGAGGCGGAAGATCTGATCCCCAAAGACAATTACCTGAAGGGAATCATTCGGGGCAAGTCGGACCCCTACGCCGTCCTGCGCATCGGCAACCAGAACTTCAAGAGCAGAACCATCAAGGAGAACCTCAACCCCAAGTGGGGCGAGATGTATGAG TTTGTGGTGCATGAGGTGCCCGGGCAGGACCTCGAGGTCGACCTGTACGATGAAGACCCAGACAAGGATGACTTTTTGGGCAG CCTCGTTATTGGCCTGGAGGGAGTCATGCAGGACCGGGTGGTGGACGAG TGGTTCCCCCTGAGTGACGTGCCCAGCGGGTCGGTGCATCTGAGGCTCGAGTGGCTCTCGCTTCTGCCCAAGTCTGAAAAACTGTCTGAg GCCAAGGGCGGAATATCCACAGCGATGCTGATTGTGTATCTGGACAGCGCCAGCGCCTTGCCG AGGAACCACTTTGAGTATTCGAGCAGCGAGTACACGACGAGGAAGCAGAGACACATGACTTACACCAAG actgaTAAGGACCCCAACTCCTACGTCCTGATGTCTGTGGGCAAGAAGAGCGTCAAAAGCAAG ACTTGTACAGGGAGCACGGAGCCGGTGTGGGGTCAGGCCTTCGCTTTCTTTATACAGGACGTCCACATGCAACATCTCCACCTGGAG GTGAAGGACAGCGAGCGCCAGTGCGCCCTGGGGATGTTGGACCTGCCCCTGCACCGGTTGCTTGGCAACGAGGAACTGACAGCGGATCAGAGGTTCCCACTCGCCAACTCTGGGCCCAACAGCACCATCAAGATGAAAATCGTCCTGAGA GTTCTACACGTAGAGGCACCAGAACCAGAAAGTATTTACACTGGAATCAACTCCCTCAAACAAGGTCCGGTTTCTATCAAGCGGGCCCAGTCCCAGCAGCACAAATCCCATGGGAAGTCCCACCAGGCCCATCACCAGGCCCATCAGACCCAACAGAACCACACTGTGCAGCAGCCCAAGGCGGAACGCAAGGAGAGCATCAGTACCACCTCCCAGCAAGCAAACACCTCCAGCTCAAACCCAGCACCGAACCAGAACCCCAACAGCACCGGAGCCGTCCCAGAATCCCACACTCCCAGCCTAAAGCCCTTGGAAAGAATTGCGCCCAGTCTCCTCTCCCTCAACTCCATTGGTTCCTCTGTGTTCGACCCGAACGACAAGCG GTGGCCCAGCGAGATGACGGGAGAGGTTGAGGTCTCTGTGCGTTACGCTTCCCTGCGCCGCTGCCTTGTCGTCCTTATCAACAGTTGCAG gaaccTGATCCAGTGCTCAAGCAACGGGGCCGACCCCTACGTGCGGATCTACCTGCTCCCCGACAGGAAGTGGTCCGGCCGCAAGAAGACGTCGGTGAAGAGGAAGACGCTGAACCCCCAGTATAACGAGAG GTTCGAGTTCCTGGTGTCGCAGGAAGAAGCCAAAAAGCGAATGTTGGACGTTGCCGTGAAAAACAACCGGGGCTTCGGCTCCCACGAGAGGAAGGAACTGGGGAAG